The following coding sequences lie in one Mesorhizobium shangrilense genomic window:
- a CDS encoding MFS transporter: MSDRVEIGGARADGKLTGGQRRAMFAATLGTLIEWYDYALYGVAAGLVISPLFFPQAIGDTAAIVAFATFAVGFLIRPLGGLVIAHIGDTIGRKPALILTILLMGIATTAIGVLPTAAQIGIWAPILLVFLRALQGFGAGAELSGALTVAAEYTPASRRGFFTGVINGVGAAGSAIAMIAFMLVSQMDNEAFLAWGWRIPFLFSAVLFVLALYIRRTLEESPEYLAAKEKSELQAKEAHIPLAQVFRSSPRRMVLGILLWTGHNANAYIVLAFALSYLTNTVGFTRTEGLTITLGATLLGCFAAPFWGAVADRRGAKQVYGWTMVFGALFAIPLFMMMSTGQFWIAMLGLCIASGIVLGGTSGSAGAVTTNLFPPEFRFSGVAVSKEISAAAIAGPTPFIAAALVAANGGQPWYTATYVAACCLVTVISLLLMGRGVGNVGIEKIR, translated from the coding sequence TTGAGCGATAGGGTTGAAATAGGCGGCGCGCGGGCCGACGGAAAGCTGACGGGAGGGCAGCGGCGCGCGATGTTCGCCGCAACGCTCGGCACGCTGATCGAATGGTATGACTACGCGCTTTACGGTGTTGCTGCGGGTCTGGTCATCTCCCCGCTGTTCTTCCCGCAGGCGATCGGCGACACGGCGGCGATCGTGGCTTTCGCCACCTTCGCAGTCGGGTTCCTGATCCGGCCGCTCGGCGGCCTGGTGATCGCCCATATCGGCGACACCATCGGCCGCAAGCCTGCGCTGATTCTGACGATCCTGCTCATGGGGATCGCCACGACCGCCATCGGCGTACTGCCAACCGCCGCGCAGATCGGCATCTGGGCGCCGATCCTGCTCGTGTTCCTTCGTGCGCTTCAGGGCTTCGGCGCCGGCGCCGAGCTTTCGGGTGCGCTGACGGTCGCGGCGGAATACACGCCGGCGAGCCGTCGCGGCTTCTTCACGGGCGTCATCAACGGCGTCGGCGCTGCCGGTTCCGCCATTGCGATGATTGCCTTCATGCTCGTGTCGCAGATGGACAACGAAGCGTTCCTGGCCTGGGGCTGGCGTATCCCGTTCCTGTTTTCCGCCGTGCTGTTCGTGCTTGCGCTCTATATCCGGCGCACGCTGGAGGAATCGCCGGAGTATCTCGCGGCGAAGGAGAAGAGCGAGCTTCAGGCGAAGGAAGCCCACATTCCGCTGGCGCAGGTGTTCAGGAGCAGCCCGCGCCGCATGGTCCTCGGCATACTGCTGTGGACCGGCCACAACGCGAACGCCTATATCGTGCTGGCCTTCGCGCTGAGCTATCTGACCAACACCGTCGGCTTCACCCGTACCGAAGGCCTGACGATCACGCTGGGCGCGACCCTGCTCGGCTGCTTCGCCGCTCCGTTCTGGGGCGCTGTCGCCGACAGGCGCGGGGCAAAGCAGGTCTATGGCTGGACCATGGTCTTCGGCGCTCTCTTTGCCATCCCGCTGTTCATGATGATGAGCACGGGGCAGTTCTGGATCGCCATGCTCGGCTTGTGCATCGCTTCGGGCATCGTGCTCGGCGGCACCAGCGGCTCGGCGGGTGCGGTCACGACGAACCTTTTCCCACCGGAATTCCGGTTCTCCGGGGTCGCCGTCTCCAAGGAAATCAGCGCTGCCGCCATCGCCGGCCCGACCCCTTTCATCGCCGCCGCCCTGGTTGCAGCCAATGGCGGGCAACCTTGGTACACCGCGACCTATGTGGCCGCCTGTTGCCTCGTCACCGTGATCTCGCTGCTGCTGATGGGCCGTGGGGTCGGCAATGTCGGTATCGAGAAAATCCGGTAG
- a CDS encoding alpha-hydroxy acid oxidase, producing MNRRLPRYRDLKDLIRFRAFDFAGTRRRLASAWTIDDLRTIARRQTPAGPFDYVDGSAEDEVTIRKVRDYFREVEFQPGILRDVSANDPSTELFGKRMHLPFGFAPTGFTRLMHTAGERAVAKVAGEKGIPYALSTMGTTSISDLATAAPATHKWFQLYLWKDRDLSRQFIETAKRCGYDALVVTVDVPTAGNRLRDLRNGMTMPPQLTLKSLIDASLRPRWWFDLLTTEPPRFAFASEDSGAGAAALVARLYDPAAKLEDIGWMREAWDGPLVVKGIQTLDDARRVADFGADGIVLSNHGGRQLDRAPLPLRLLPEAVEAVGRRTTVMIDTGITSGADIVAALALGAKFAWVGRAYLYGLMAGGEAGVMRAAEILESEIVRTMKLLGVQRIDQLNPDHVLLLEDVQARATARAQRRLAVNATRERSEV from the coding sequence ATGAACCGCCGCTTGCCGCGTTACAGAGATCTGAAGGATCTGATCCGCTTCAGGGCGTTTGATTTTGCAGGAACGAGACGCAGGCTCGCCTCGGCCTGGACGATCGACGACCTGCGCACAATCGCCCGGCGGCAGACTCCGGCCGGCCCGTTCGACTATGTCGATGGCTCGGCCGAGGACGAGGTCACGATCCGCAAGGTTCGCGACTATTTCCGCGAGGTGGAGTTCCAGCCGGGCATCCTGCGCGACGTGTCGGCGAACGACCCGTCCACGGAACTCTTCGGCAAGCGGATGCACTTGCCGTTCGGCTTCGCGCCGACGGGCTTCACGCGGCTGATGCATACGGCGGGCGAACGTGCCGTGGCGAAGGTGGCGGGCGAAAAGGGCATTCCCTATGCGCTCTCCACCATGGGGACCACCAGCATCTCCGATCTCGCCACCGCCGCGCCGGCCACCCATAAATGGTTCCAGCTTTACCTTTGGAAGGACCGTGACTTGTCGCGGCAGTTCATCGAGACCGCGAAGCGCTGCGGCTACGATGCGCTGGTCGTCACGGTCGATGTGCCGACGGCGGGCAACCGGTTGCGCGATTTGCGCAACGGCATGACCATGCCGCCGCAACTGACGCTGAAATCGCTGATCGACGCATCGCTCAGGCCGCGCTGGTGGTTCGACCTGCTGACGACGGAACCGCCCCGCTTCGCTTTCGCCTCGGAGGATTCCGGGGCCGGCGCGGCCGCGCTCGTCGCCCGGCTTTACGACCCGGCGGCGAAGCTGGAAGACATCGGCTGGATGCGCGAGGCCTGGGACGGTCCGCTTGTCGTCAAGGGCATCCAGACCCTGGATGATGCCAGGCGCGTCGCCGATTTCGGCGCGGACGGCATCGTTCTGTCCAATCACGGCGGGCGTCAGCTCGACCGTGCCCCGCTGCCGCTGCGCCTGCTACCCGAGGCGGTCGAGGCCGTGGGACGGCGGACGACGGTCATGATCGACACTGGGATCACCAGCGGCGCCGACATCGTCGCCGCGCTTGCGCTCGGCGCGAAATTCGCGTGGGTCGGTCGCGCCTATCTCTACGGCCTGATGGCGGGCGGGGAGGCCGGCGTGATGCGGGCGGCAGAGATTCTCGAATCCGAAATCGTGCGCACCATGAAGCTGCTCGGCGTCCAGCGGATCGATCAACTGAATCCTGACCATGTTCTCCTGCTGGAGGACGTGCAGGCAAGGGCGACCGCGCGGGCACAACGGCGCCTGGCCGTAAACGCGACGCGGGAAAGAAGCGAAGTATGA
- a CDS encoding HpcH/HpaI aldolase family protein — protein sequence MSYGVEKISGSRRTQANDIRGQLRHRALRGTFQIIPDPVVTEILAAAGADFALVDGEHGAIGIERLESLVRAGDARGLPILYRAASASDDISKALDTGIAGIVVPRVERAQEARQVVQAVRFPPLGARGIGPGRAALFGLDMASLRQRANDDLLLCLMIETRTGLEALDAILAVEGVDAIMIGPADLASSLGVAAGSAEHSAAIEMIRSRTLATGKICGIHCRDAQDAASRETDGFHMLAIGLDTAFLAEAATRNFTEQR from the coding sequence ATGAGCTACGGCGTAGAGAAGATTTCGGGCTCCCGGCGCACGCAGGCCAACGACATCCGCGGCCAGCTTCGTCACCGGGCCTTGCGGGGAACCTTCCAGATCATTCCGGATCCGGTGGTGACGGAGATCCTCGCGGCCGCCGGGGCGGATTTCGCGCTCGTCGACGGAGAGCACGGCGCGATCGGCATCGAGCGCCTCGAAAGCCTCGTCAGGGCGGGGGACGCGCGGGGGCTGCCCATCCTCTACCGCGCGGCCTCGGCGAGCGACGATATCTCCAAGGCGCTGGACACCGGGATCGCAGGGATTGTCGTCCCACGGGTCGAACGCGCGCAGGAAGCGCGGCAGGTCGTGCAGGCGGTCCGTTTTCCGCCACTGGGCGCGCGCGGGATCGGCCCCGGCCGAGCCGCGCTGTTCGGGCTCGACATGGCAAGTCTACGCCAACGCGCCAACGACGACCTGCTGCTGTGCTTGATGATCGAGACGCGAACCGGTCTCGAGGCACTCGATGCCATCCTGGCGGTGGAAGGCGTCGACGCCATCATGATCGGCCCGGCAGACCTTGCCTCCAGTCTGGGCGTCGCCGCGGGCAGCGCGGAACATTCCGCCGCCATTGAGATGATCAGGAGCCGCACCCTTGCGACGGGCAAGATATGCGGCATTCATTGCCGCGACGCACAAGACGCCGCATCCCGCGAAACCGATGGCTTCCATATGCTCGCAATCGGCCTCGATACTGCGTTTCTGGCCGAGGCAGCGACGCGCAATTTCACCGAACAGCGATAA
- a CDS encoding PQQ-dependent sugar dehydrogenase: MKKHLVILPAVAVLVAAGGGCAFFRDEATVPIEQTYGPNPTLAKPRPEWIPNINVAKATPWPEGTLPTAAQGYAVNEFAGGLDHPRWLHVLPNGDVLVAESNAPPKPDEGFSLRGYFMNLFQSQAGARTESANRISLLRDQDGDGVAETRTAFLTGLNSPFGMTLLGGTLYVANADAVVAFPYQGGATEIAAPAEKIVDLPAGRNHHWTKDVIASRDGTKLYATVGSNSNVGENGMDEEKGRAAVHEIDLATRQMRLFASGLRNPNGLSWQPDSGALWVVVNERDEIGSDLVPDYMTSVQDGGFYGWPYSWYGQHVDVRVKPQKPDLVARAIKPDYALGPHTASLGLTFNTGDLFGAKMKNGAFVGQHGSWNRAPRSGYKVIFVPFANGKPSGPPEDILTGFLSPDDKALGRPVGVAIARDGALLVADDVGNRIWRVTPTR; the protein is encoded by the coding sequence ATGAAAAAGCACCTTGTCATCCTTCCTGCCGTTGCGGTCCTCGTCGCCGCCGGCGGCGGTTGCGCATTTTTTCGCGACGAGGCGACCGTACCGATCGAGCAGACCTATGGTCCGAACCCCACACTCGCAAAGCCGCGGCCGGAATGGATACCGAACATCAACGTGGCCAAGGCGACGCCCTGGCCCGAAGGGACGTTGCCGACTGCGGCGCAGGGCTATGCGGTCAACGAATTCGCAGGTGGGCTGGACCATCCGCGCTGGCTGCACGTACTGCCGAACGGCGACGTGCTCGTTGCAGAAAGCAACGCGCCGCCCAAGCCCGACGAGGGCTTCTCGCTTCGGGGCTATTTCATGAACCTCTTCCAGAGCCAGGCGGGTGCGCGGACCGAGAGCGCCAACCGAATCTCCCTGTTGCGCGACCAGGACGGCGACGGCGTGGCCGAGACAAGGACTGCGTTCCTGACCGGCCTCAACTCGCCCTTCGGAATGACGCTCCTTGGAGGCACCCTCTACGTCGCCAATGCCGATGCGGTCGTCGCCTTCCCATACCAGGGGGGCGCCACGGAGATCGCCGCGCCGGCCGAGAAGATCGTGGACCTGCCGGCCGGCCGCAACCATCACTGGACGAAGGACGTGATCGCCAGCCGCGACGGCACCAAGCTCTACGCGACGGTCGGATCCAATTCCAACGTCGGCGAAAACGGCATGGACGAGGAGAAGGGACGTGCCGCTGTCCACGAGATCGACCTTGCCACCCGGCAGATGCGGCTGTTCGCGTCCGGCCTCCGCAACCCCAACGGGCTCTCGTGGCAACCCGACAGCGGCGCGTTGTGGGTCGTCGTTAACGAGCGCGACGAGATCGGGTCCGACCTCGTGCCGGACTACATGACTTCGGTCCAGGACGGCGGCTTCTACGGCTGGCCCTACAGTTGGTACGGGCAGCACGTGGATGTGCGCGTCAAACCGCAGAAACCGGATCTGGTCGCACGAGCGATCAAGCCCGACTATGCGCTCGGCCCGCACACTGCTTCGCTCGGCCTGACCTTCAATACGGGTGACCTGTTCGGCGCCAAGATGAAGAACGGCGCCTTCGTGGGCCAGCACGGTTCCTGGAATCGCGCTCCGCGGAGCGGCTACAAGGTGATCTTCGTGCCATTCGCCAACGGCAAACCATCAGGGCCGCCCGAGGACATCCTCACCGGTTTTCTTAGCCCCGATGACAAGGCGCTCGGCCGGCCCGTCGGCGTCGCGATCGCCCGGGATGGGGCGCTCCTCGTGGCTGATGACGTCGGCAACAGGATCTGGCGGGTCACGCCGACGCGATAG